From Pseudomonas putida, one genomic window encodes:
- a CDS encoding metal ABC transporter ATPase has product MPRTLIRKNPSNFKTLPLHVEATPESLVYQSIGMPLNFAQTQQRRRAIELPDNQRFVAELANLGVSVRLTLHWQHRDYWVLVRQRRQDRGDVVLKLISGYVPAQELNLPLHTAVQEVAEECLLETPEGWLGGRFNDTWLPAPYAAALHYREALPFVLTPESGAARSVYCGNLMLLERPRAYVHLPTASLQLIYDMRLQVPKDAKKLSLFHVDERLEGDQLVARLNRKRPDLYLMPVQDGQPLAELYTLKNDELVPASTRGLYLAESFARQDGWVVADERIRWKDWVKQQGLVERKAAKASHLRRFGDKARALLERARTSLNK; this is encoded by the coding sequence GTGCCGCGTACGCTGATCCGCAAGAACCCGAGCAACTTCAAAACACTGCCACTGCATGTCGAAGCCACCCCCGAGAGCCTGGTTTACCAGAGCATCGGCATGCCGCTGAACTTCGCCCAGACGCAACAACGGCGTCGGGCCATCGAGCTGCCCGATAACCAGCGCTTCGTCGCAGAGCTTGCCAACCTCGGCGTTTCGGTACGCCTGACCCTGCACTGGCAGCACCGTGACTACTGGGTACTGGTGCGCCAGCGCCGCCAGGACCGGGGTGATGTGGTGCTTAAATTGATTTCAGGGTATGTCCCGGCTCAGGAGCTCAATCTGCCGCTGCACACTGCGGTCCAGGAAGTGGCGGAAGAGTGCCTGCTGGAAACCCCGGAAGGCTGGCTGGGTGGTCGCTTCAACGACACCTGGCTACCTGCACCTTACGCTGCGGCGCTGCACTACCGGGAAGCGCTGCCGTTCGTGCTGACCCCCGAATCAGGTGCCGCCCGGTCGGTGTATTGCGGCAACCTGATGTTGTTGGAGCGCCCACGGGCTTACGTGCACCTGCCTACGGCATCACTGCAACTGATCTACGACATGCGCCTGCAAGTGCCCAAGGACGCGAAAAAGCTGAGCCTTTTCCACGTCGATGAACGCTTGGAGGGCGATCAGCTGGTCGCGCGGCTCAACCGTAAGCGGCCGGACCTGTACCTGATGCCGGTGCAGGATGGTCAGCCACTGGCCGAGCTGTATACCTTGAAGAACGATGAACTGGTACCGGCCAGTACCCGCGGGCTGTACCTGGCGGAGAGCTTTGCCCGGCAGGACGGGTGGGTGGTCGCGGACGAGCGGATACGCTGGAAGGATTGGGTGAAGCAGCAGGGGCTGGTGGAGCGCAAAGCCGCGAAGGCTTCACACCTGCGCCGCTTTGGCGACAAGGCGCGGGCACTGCTGGAGCGCGCGCGCACCTCGCTGAACAAATGA
- a CDS encoding aldo/keto reductase gives MTLPTLHDFHRPLGSTGFKVSPLGLGTVKLGRDQGVKYPTGFTIPGDAEARLLLAQARELGINLIDTAPAYGRSEERLGPLLRGQRDEWVIVSKVGEEFEGGQSRFDFSAAHTRMSVERSLRRLETDRIELVLVHSDGNDLEILEQQEVYQALAALKQEGKILGYGLSGKTVAGGLKALEQGDCAMVTFNLNEQAERPVLDYAAEHGKAILVKKALASGHVCLAPGVDPVHASFELLFAHPGVSSAIVGTINPLHLAHNVATVARILGQH, from the coding sequence ATGACCCTGCCAACCCTGCACGACTTCCACCGCCCGCTGGGCAGCACAGGCTTCAAGGTTTCCCCCCTGGGCCTGGGTACGGTCAAGCTTGGCCGCGACCAAGGCGTGAAGTACCCCACCGGGTTCACGATCCCCGGGGATGCCGAAGCGCGCCTGCTGCTGGCCCAGGCCCGCGAGCTGGGTATCAACCTGATCGACACGGCTCCGGCCTATGGCCGCAGCGAAGAGCGCCTGGGGCCGCTGCTGCGCGGCCAGCGCGATGAATGGGTGATCGTCAGCAAGGTGGGCGAAGAGTTCGAAGGCGGCCAATCGCGTTTCGACTTCAGCGCAGCCCACACCCGTATGTCAGTAGAGCGCAGCCTGCGCCGGCTGGAGACCGACCGCATCGAACTGGTACTGGTGCACTCCGATGGCAACGACCTGGAGATTCTCGAGCAGCAAGAGGTCTACCAGGCCCTCGCAGCCCTCAAGCAGGAGGGCAAGATCCTCGGCTACGGCCTGTCGGGCAAGACCGTCGCCGGCGGGCTGAAGGCCCTCGAACAAGGCGACTGCGCCATGGTCACCTTCAACCTCAACGAGCAGGCAGAACGACCGGTACTGGACTACGCTGCCGAACACGGCAAAGCCATTCTGGTGAAGAAGGCCTTGGCCAGTGGGCATGTCTGCCTTGCACCCGGTGTCGACCCGGTACACGCCAGCTTCGAACTGTTGTTCGCCCACCCTGGCGTCAGCAGTGCTATCGTCGGCACCATCAACCCGTTGCACCTGGCCCACAACGTGGCCACCGTCGCCCGCATCCTGGGCCAGCATTGA
- the hldE gene encoding bifunctional D-glycero-beta-D-manno-heptose-7-phosphate kinase/D-glycero-beta-D-manno-heptose 1-phosphate adenylyltransferase HldE, translating to MKLSLPRFDQAPVLVVGDVMLDRYWHGGTSRISPEAPVPVVKVDQIEDRPGGAANVALNIAALGAPAALIGVTGQDEAADSLANSLQAAGVRSVFQRIAHQPTIVKLRVMSRHQQLLRIDFEEPFATDPLSLGAEVESLLDGVKVLVLSDYGKGALKNHQSLIEAARAKGIPVLADPKGKDFSIYRGASLITPNLSEFETIVGRCADEAELVAKGLQLLLDLDLGALLVTRGEHGMTLLRTGHPALHLPARAREVFDVTGAGDTVISTLAAAIAAGEDLPHAVALANLAAGIVVGKLGTAAISAPELRRAIQREEGSERGVLGLEQLLLAIDDARAHKEKIVFTNGCFDILHAGHVTYLEQARAQGDRLIVAVNDDASVSRLKGPGRPINSVDRRMAVLAGLGAVDWVISFPEGTPENLLSQVKPDVLVKGGDYGIDQVVGADIVKAYGGTVKVLGLVENSSTTAIVEKIRKN from the coding sequence ATGAAGTTGTCCCTGCCGCGTTTCGATCAAGCCCCGGTATTGGTGGTCGGCGATGTCATGCTGGACCGCTACTGGCATGGCGGTACTTCACGTATCTCGCCAGAAGCGCCAGTGCCGGTGGTGAAGGTCGATCAGATCGAGGATCGCCCCGGCGGCGCGGCCAACGTTGCCTTGAACATTGCCGCCCTCGGCGCTCCGGCGGCACTGATCGGCGTTACCGGCCAGGATGAGGCCGCCGACAGCCTGGCCAACAGCCTGCAGGCGGCGGGTGTGCGTTCGGTTTTCCAGCGCATTGCGCACCAGCCGACCATCGTCAAGCTGCGGGTCATGAGCCGGCACCAGCAGTTGCTGCGCATCGATTTCGAAGAGCCGTTCGCCACTGACCCGCTGTCGCTGGGCGCCGAAGTCGAAAGCCTGCTCGACGGTGTCAAAGTGCTGGTGTTGTCCGACTACGGCAAAGGCGCGTTGAAAAATCATCAGAGCCTGATCGAGGCCGCCCGTGCCAAGGGCATACCGGTACTGGCCGACCCCAAGGGCAAGGACTTCTCGATCTACCGCGGTGCCAGTCTGATCACGCCGAACCTCAGCGAGTTCGAGACCATCGTGGGCCGCTGCGCCGATGAGGCCGAGCTGGTCGCCAAAGGCCTGCAGCTGCTGCTGGACCTCGACCTGGGGGCGTTGCTGGTTACCCGTGGCGAGCACGGCATGACCCTGCTGCGCACCGGCCACCCGGCACTGCACCTGCCGGCCCGTGCCCGCGAAGTGTTCGATGTGACCGGCGCTGGCGATACCGTGATTTCCACCCTGGCTGCAGCCATCGCAGCCGGTGAGGACCTGCCCCACGCGGTCGCCCTGGCCAACCTGGCGGCCGGCATCGTGGTCGGCAAACTGGGTACTGCAGCGATCAGTGCACCTGAGCTGCGTCGCGCGATCCAGCGCGAGGAAGGTTCCGAACGTGGCGTGCTGGGCCTGGAGCAACTGCTGCTGGCCATCGACGATGCGCGTGCGCACAAAGAGAAGATCGTGTTCACCAATGGTTGCTTCGACATCCTGCATGCAGGGCATGTGACGTACCTTGAGCAGGCGCGTGCCCAGGGTGATCGTCTTATCGTCGCGGTCAACGACGATGCCTCGGTAAGCCGTCTGAAGGGCCCTGGCCGCCCGATCAACAGTGTCGATCGGCGTATGGCCGTGCTGGCTGGGCTGGGCGCAGTGGACTGGGTCATCAGCTTCCCTGAAGGCACGCCGGAGAATCTGCTGAGCCAGGTGAAACCGGATGTGCTGGTCAAGGGCGGTGACTACGGTATCGACCAGGTGGTGGGTGCCGATATCGTCAAGGCCTACGGCGGCACAGTGAAGGTGCTGGGGTTGGTCGAGAACAGCTCGACCACTGCAATCGTCGAAAAAATCCGCAAGAACTGA
- a CDS encoding NAD(P)/FAD-dependent oxidoreductase, translating to MPSAISTDVLIVGAGVAGLWLNARLRSLGYSTVLVERASLGGEQTIKSQGIIHGGTKYALHGALTGASEAIADMPRRWREALAGSGELDLSRTRLLSDAHYLWSPGTLAGNLTSFFASKAVRGRVDQVKGDQLPPALQDRAFKGKVYRLAELVVDVPSLLANLAELAGDSLLAGEHIEPLHEGETLAGLRVDGREIRAQRIVLSAGAGTEGLLHALGLEQPAMQTRPLHMVMAKGPNLKPLYAHCLGGGPKPRVTITTHPAADGQWVWYLGGDLAEADGVARDTAAQIAAAQKEVSQLLPWVDQSQVRWATLRVDRAEPAQSGLVRPDNAFLADQQRLMVGWPTKLALAPDFSDRVLASLQRDGIRPSAQAELAGLPRPPLGIPAWERLLP from the coding sequence ATGCCATCTGCCATTTCCACTGACGTGCTCATCGTCGGCGCCGGGGTCGCAGGCCTGTGGCTCAACGCCCGCCTGCGCAGCCTGGGCTATTCGACAGTGCTGGTGGAGCGCGCCAGCCTTGGCGGCGAACAGACCATCAAATCCCAGGGCATCATCCATGGTGGCACCAAGTACGCCCTGCACGGCGCGTTGACGGGCGCCTCGGAGGCCATCGCCGACATGCCACGGCGCTGGCGCGAGGCCCTGGCCGGCAGCGGCGAACTGGACTTGAGCCGCACCCGCCTGCTTTCCGATGCCCACTACCTGTGGTCGCCGGGTACCCTGGCCGGCAACCTCACCAGCTTCTTCGCCAGCAAGGCCGTGCGCGGCCGGGTTGACCAGGTCAAGGGCGACCAGTTGCCCCCCGCACTTCAGGACCGCGCCTTCAAAGGCAAGGTGTATCGCCTGGCCGAACTGGTGGTCGACGTTCCCAGCCTGCTGGCCAACCTGGCTGAACTGGCAGGCGACTCCTTGCTCGCCGGTGAGCACATCGAACCCCTGCATGAAGGTGAAACACTGGCCGGCTTGCGCGTGGACGGCCGTGAAATCCGCGCCCAGCGCATCGTGCTCAGCGCTGGTGCAGGCACCGAAGGGCTGCTGCACGCCTTGGGCCTTGAGCAACCGGCCATGCAGACACGGCCGCTGCATATGGTCATGGCCAAAGGCCCCAACCTCAAACCACTGTATGCCCACTGCCTGGGCGGCGGGCCCAAGCCGCGCGTCACCATCACCACCCACCCCGCGGCCGATGGCCAGTGGGTCTGGTACCTCGGCGGCGACCTGGCTGAAGCCGATGGCGTAGCACGCGACACGGCGGCACAGATTGCTGCAGCCCAGAAGGAGGTCAGCCAGCTCTTGCCATGGGTAGATCAAAGCCAGGTGCGCTGGGCCACCCTGCGCGTGGACCGCGCAGAACCTGCGCAATCGGGCCTGGTACGGCCTGACAACGCGTTCCTCGCCGACCAGCAACGGCTGATGGTCGGCTGGCCGACCAAGCTCGCCCTGGCCCCCGACTTCAGTGACCGCGTGCTGGCCAGCCTGCAGCGCGACGGCATCCGCCCCAGCGCCCAGGCCGAGCTCGCCGGGCTGCCACGCCCACCACTGGGCATCCCCGCCTGGGAGCGACTGCTGCCATGA
- a CDS encoding sulfite exporter TauE/SafE family protein codes for MELLGAYWAEHWLLAILLLGAIAFVAGFVDSIAGGGGLFLVPGFLLVGMPPQVALGQEKLVSTLGTLAAIRNFLANSKMVWQVALVGVPFSLLGAYLGAHLIVSISQETVGKIILALIPFGILIFLTPKDRPIEERELPTRMLYTVVPLTCLAIGFYDGFFGPGTGSMFIIAFHYLLRMDLVSSSANSKTFNFASNIGALVAFIMAGKVVYLLALPLVACNILGNHMGSALALRKGNDVVRKALVFSMLCLFTSLGVKYLV; via the coding sequence ATGGAACTGTTAGGCGCTTACTGGGCGGAACACTGGCTGCTGGCGATCCTGCTGCTGGGCGCCATTGCCTTTGTCGCGGGCTTCGTGGACAGCATTGCCGGGGGCGGCGGGTTGTTTCTGGTACCAGGGTTTCTGCTGGTGGGCATGCCGCCTCAGGTAGCGCTGGGGCAGGAGAAACTGGTCAGTACGCTGGGCACGTTGGCGGCCATCCGCAACTTCCTGGCCAACAGCAAGATGGTCTGGCAAGTGGCACTGGTCGGCGTGCCTTTCTCACTACTCGGCGCCTACCTGGGGGCGCACCTGATCGTGTCGATCTCTCAGGAAACCGTAGGCAAGATCATTCTGGCGTTGATCCCTTTCGGCATCCTGATCTTCCTCACCCCCAAGGACCGCCCGATAGAGGAGCGGGAGCTGCCGACGCGGATGCTCTACACCGTCGTGCCATTGACCTGCCTGGCCATCGGCTTCTACGACGGCTTCTTCGGCCCAGGCACGGGCAGCATGTTCATCATCGCTTTCCACTACCTGCTGCGTATGGACCTGGTTTCCAGTTCGGCCAACTCCAAGACGTTCAACTTCGCCTCCAACATCGGTGCGCTGGTCGCATTCATCATGGCCGGCAAGGTGGTCTACCTGCTGGCGCTGCCCCTGGTGGCTTGCAACATCCTCGGCAATCACATGGGCAGTGCTCTGGCGCTGCGCAAAGGCAACGACGTGGTGCGCAAGGCGCTGGTGTTTTCGATGTTGTGCCTGTTCACCAGCCTTGGCGTGAAGTACCTGGTCTGA
- the waaA gene encoding lipid IV(A) 3-deoxy-D-manno-octulosonic acid transferase has translation MNRTLYTLLFHLGLPLVALRLYLRARKAPAYRQRIGERFARNLPAMRQGGIWVHAVSVGESIAAAPMVRALLKAYPDLPVTLTCMTPTGSERIRALFADEPRIQHCYLPYDLPWAAGRFLDHVRPQLGIIMETELWPNHIHQCAKRGIPVALANARLSERSARGYARFARLTRPMLAEMSLIAVQTETEAQRFRDLGARPECVQVTGSIKFDLKVDDQLLPRARALREQWSAGERPVWIAASTHEGEDALILQAHQQLLQVHGDALLVLVPRHPERFDAVHALCSAQFATVRRSAATAVDAQTRVLLGDTMGELLFLYALADIAFVGGSLVATGGHNPLEPAALALPVIMGPHVFNFLEISAMLRDAGALQQVDDAQGLAVVVRQLIELPQEAQRMGEAGRAVMQANQGALQRLLEGLGRLIR, from the coding sequence ATGAACAGAACTCTCTATACCCTGTTGTTCCACCTGGGCCTGCCGCTGGTAGCGCTGCGCCTTTACCTGCGTGCACGCAAGGCTCCGGCCTACCGCCAGCGTATCGGCGAACGCTTCGCCCGCAACCTGCCGGCGATGCGCCAGGGTGGCATCTGGGTTCATGCCGTTTCGGTCGGTGAAAGCATTGCCGCCGCGCCTATGGTGCGCGCGTTGCTCAAGGCCTACCCGGACCTGCCGGTCACCCTCACCTGCATGACCCCCACCGGCTCCGAGCGCATTCGCGCGCTCTTCGCCGATGAACCGCGCATCCAGCATTGCTACCTGCCTTATGACCTGCCGTGGGCGGCGGGGCGTTTTCTCGACCATGTGCGCCCGCAGCTGGGTATCATCATGGAAACCGAGCTATGGCCCAACCATATTCACCAGTGTGCCAAGCGAGGCATTCCGGTCGCGTTGGCCAATGCACGGTTGTCCGAGCGTTCCGCCCGTGGCTATGCGCGGTTTGCCAGGCTTACCCGGCCGATGCTCGCCGAGATGAGCCTGATTGCGGTGCAGACCGAAACCGAGGCGCAACGCTTTCGCGACTTGGGTGCCCGCCCTGAGTGCGTGCAGGTCACAGGTTCGATCAAGTTCGACCTGAAGGTCGATGATCAGCTTTTGCCGCGTGCCAGGGCACTGCGTGAGCAGTGGAGCGCGGGGGAGCGGCCGGTGTGGATTGCGGCCAGTACCCATGAGGGTGAGGACGCACTGATCCTGCAGGCTCATCAACAGTTGCTGCAGGTGCATGGCGACGCGCTGCTGGTCCTGGTGCCGCGCCACCCCGAGCGTTTCGATGCAGTGCACGCCTTGTGCAGCGCGCAGTTCGCTACCGTTCGCCGTTCTGCCGCGACTGCGGTCGATGCCCAGACCCGCGTGTTGCTTGGCGATACCATGGGTGAGCTGCTGTTCCTCTACGCATTGGCCGACATCGCTTTCGTCGGCGGCAGCCTGGTCGCCACTGGCGGCCACAACCCACTGGAGCCGGCAGCGCTGGCGCTGCCAGTGATCATGGGGCCGCATGTGTTCAACTTCCTCGAAATCAGCGCGATGTTGCGCGATGCCGGGGCGCTGCAGCAGGTGGACGATGCCCAAGGGTTGGCGGTGGTCGTGCGGCAGTTGATCGAGCTGCCGCAGGAGGCCCAGCGCATGGGTGAGGCGGGCAGGGCGGTGATGCAGGCCAATCAGGGCGCCTTGCAGCGCTTGCTGGAGGGGCTGGGGCGGTTGATCCGCTGA
- a CDS encoding LysR family transcriptional regulator: MAEQWNLEQLRTFARVVELRSFSAVAREQGKAQSAVSTAIAMLEADLGVTLFERSSGRQPRLTENGTALLEDARELLRQCERLDGRALALMRGQEALLRVAQDEAMPYQPVIDSLDELASHYPFLEVQLASGAQGDVARKLVERRADLGLFFHHESMPASLERRALGSVEMVTVCAVDHPLARESRVTRQQLARYRQLLITPQQSGYPGGEAISPQVWRADSFYAMAELLMRGLGWAWLPRHVVQYPTYQAHMVELASEWRPPALVVELAWRRDEPLGPAAQWLAERFAVHLRAIG, encoded by the coding sequence ATGGCCGAGCAGTGGAACCTTGAGCAGTTGCGAACCTTTGCGCGTGTCGTCGAACTGCGCTCCTTTTCTGCCGTTGCCCGCGAGCAGGGCAAAGCGCAATCCGCCGTCAGCACTGCCATTGCCATGCTCGAAGCGGACCTGGGCGTCACGTTGTTCGAGCGCAGCAGCGGCCGCCAGCCCAGGCTGACCGAAAACGGCACTGCGCTGCTGGAGGATGCCCGCGAACTGCTGCGCCAGTGCGAACGGCTCGATGGCCGCGCGCTGGCCCTGATGCGTGGCCAGGAAGCGTTGCTGCGGGTGGCGCAGGATGAAGCCATGCCGTATCAACCGGTGATCGACAGCCTCGACGAACTGGCCAGCCATTACCCTTTTCTGGAAGTTCAACTGGCCAGCGGTGCCCAAGGTGATGTGGCGCGCAAGCTGGTGGAGCGGCGTGCAGACCTGGGTTTGTTTTTCCACCATGAAAGCATGCCTGCCTCATTGGAACGGCGTGCACTGGGCAGCGTGGAGATGGTCACGGTGTGCGCGGTGGACCATCCATTGGCGCGGGAAAGCCGCGTGACACGCCAGCAGTTGGCACGTTACCGCCAGTTGCTGATCACCCCACAGCAAAGTGGCTACCCAGGCGGCGAAGCGATCAGCCCGCAGGTATGGCGCGCCGACAGCTTCTACGCCATGGCCGAGCTGCTGATGCGCGGGCTGGGCTGGGCGTGGCTGCCGCGCCATGTGGTGCAATACCCGACCTACCAGGCGCATATGGTCGAGCTCGCCAGCGAATGGCGGCCACCGGCCTTGGTCGTCGAACTGGCCTGGCGCCGTGACGAACCTCTGGGGCCCGCCGCGCAGTGGCTGGCCGAGCGCTTTGCGGTGCACTTGCGCGCGATCGGGTAA
- a CDS encoding PLP-dependent aminotransferase family protein — protein sequence MWVPHYSDLAQPVYLMIADALEQDIGNGRLTPGDRLPTLKDLAEALHVTPGTIGRAYDEAAKRGLVVGEVGRGTFVLQQQTAPAPTATSRPAPFKQESGQIDLSIIKPNDAHMADWLRGAITELAASPDLDQVLDYVTDGGHATHKQAGATWIQRWLPEARPQQVVLTSGAQHGLLVAISSLSKSDDVILCESLCYPGIISLAHSMGRRLRGVAMDEHGLIPEALRAACLEHRPSLLVCVTTHQNPTNSVMPHARREAIAQIAREFDLFIVDDDIYGFLEPAPDYKPLAAYAPERSVYLTSLSKSVLPALRIGYLYAPPQTLSRLSSMVRSSVWMPSPLMAQLASNLINSGMAEQLVRVQQEEAAARQLMALEILGRYKVRSQPNSFHIWLELPEPWTSDEFANLARNNGVTVVSGSQFQPERSPASSGVRIALMTPSRAELSFALTKLASLLDSSEPRLFY from the coding sequence ATGTGGGTTCCTCACTACAGCGACCTGGCGCAGCCGGTCTACCTGATGATTGCCGATGCGCTTGAGCAGGACATAGGCAACGGCCGGCTGACGCCGGGCGACCGCCTGCCAACACTCAAGGACCTCGCCGAGGCACTGCACGTGACCCCTGGCACCATTGGCCGAGCCTATGACGAAGCGGCCAAGCGGGGCCTGGTGGTGGGTGAGGTTGGTCGCGGGACTTTCGTCCTGCAGCAACAGACGGCGCCTGCCCCCACCGCCACCTCGCGGCCCGCACCGTTCAAGCAGGAAAGCGGCCAGATCGACCTGTCGATCATCAAGCCCAACGATGCGCACATGGCCGACTGGCTGCGCGGAGCAATCACCGAGCTGGCGGCGTCCCCGGACCTGGACCAGGTGCTCGACTACGTTACCGACGGTGGCCATGCAACGCACAAGCAGGCTGGCGCCACATGGATCCAGCGCTGGTTGCCTGAAGCTCGCCCGCAACAGGTGGTGCTGACCTCCGGCGCCCAGCACGGCCTGTTGGTGGCCATCAGCAGCCTGTCAAAAAGCGATGATGTGATCCTGTGCGAGTCGCTTTGCTACCCCGGCATCATTTCCCTGGCCCACAGCATGGGCCGCCGCTTGCGCGGGGTCGCCATGGACGAGCACGGCCTGATTCCAGAGGCTTTGCGGGCTGCCTGCCTGGAGCACCGCCCTTCGCTGCTGGTATGTGTGACCACGCACCAGAACCCCACCAACTCGGTGATGCCGCACGCGCGTCGCGAGGCTATCGCCCAGATTGCCCGCGAATTCGACCTGTTCATCGTGGATGACGATATCTACGGTTTCCTCGAACCGGCACCTGACTACAAACCCTTGGCCGCCTACGCACCTGAGCGCTCGGTGTACCTGACCAGCCTGTCCAAGAGCGTGCTGCCGGCCCTGCGTATCGGCTACCTCTACGCGCCGCCACAAACGCTTTCGCGGTTGTCGTCGATGGTGCGCAGCAGCGTCTGGATGCCGTCCCCGCTGATGGCCCAGTTGGCCAGCAACCTGATCAACAGCGGTATGGCTGAACAACTGGTGCGAGTGCAGCAGGAAGAAGCCGCCGCACGCCAGTTGATGGCGCTGGAAATCCTCGGCAGGTACAAGGTGCGCAGCCAGCCGAACAGCTTCCATATCTGGCTGGAACTGCCAGAGCCATGGACCAGCGATGAGTTCGCCAACCTGGCGCGCAACAATGGGGTAACCGTGGTCAGCGGCAGCCAGTTCCAGCCTGAGCGCAGCCCAGCCAGCAGTGGCGTGCGCATCGCCCTGATGACGCCAAGCCGTGCCGAGTTGAGTTTCGCCTTGACCAAACTCGCAAGCTTACTGGACTCCTCCGAACCGCGGCTTTTCTACTAG
- a CDS encoding TauD/TfdA family dioxygenase — translation MESAHLQQAAEPQTSLEIRLPWVVSSAWQTLLNNTPLDFETSKELYPQLKEQAQEVLGKALCQQIRGFVEDPQLTSMIVRNCPRDRDVPPTPYSGVLSPRSTPIACLVSLTMQHLMGIHPVVYEGENDGRLFRHVIPARTSSSHKSSHGSRLRFSYHVDNPDLPLSSEPLGTVSCCPEYLSFFGMRCDPRISTTLVNLDAVIAALPLATVRELCDAQFEIRRPDSFTGNRRCTAELPVLVRGHSGEWLCRFDSENTHGLNLRAEQALATLRGLLETRRFDEPHLLLPGDFMIFKNQRVLHARDGFEPQNDGADRWLLRVFAVNDLNRVRFARADHLYEVLS, via the coding sequence ATGGAAAGCGCACACCTGCAACAAGCAGCCGAGCCTCAGACGTCACTGGAAATCCGCCTGCCCTGGGTTGTCTCCAGCGCCTGGCAAACCTTGCTCAACAACACCCCGCTCGACTTCGAAACCAGCAAGGAGCTTTACCCGCAACTCAAGGAGCAGGCGCAAGAGGTATTGGGCAAAGCGCTGTGCCAGCAGATACGGGGTTTCGTTGAAGATCCGCAACTGACCAGCATGATCGTGCGCAACTGCCCACGCGATCGCGATGTACCGCCTACCCCTTACTCCGGTGTGCTCAGCCCACGCAGCACGCCAATTGCCTGCCTGGTCAGCCTGACCATGCAGCACCTGATGGGTATTCACCCGGTTGTCTACGAGGGTGAAAATGACGGTCGGCTGTTTCGCCACGTAATTCCGGCCCGTACCTCCTCCAGTCACAAGAGCTCGCATGGCTCGCGGCTGCGGTTTTCCTACCATGTCGACAATCCCGATCTGCCATTGTCTTCCGAGCCGCTGGGGACCGTGTCCTGCTGCCCGGAATACCTGTCGTTCTTCGGCATGCGCTGCGACCCCCGTATCAGCACCACCTTGGTCAACCTTGATGCCGTGATCGCAGCGCTACCCTTGGCGACCGTGCGCGAACTTTGCGACGCTCAATTCGAAATCCGCCGCCCTGACTCGTTCACCGGTAACCGCCGCTGCACTGCCGAGCTGCCGGTGCTGGTGCGTGGCCATTCAGGCGAGTGGTTGTGCCGCTTCGACAGCGAGAACACCCACGGCCTGAACCTGCGCGCCGAGCAGGCCCTGGCCACCCTGCGCGGGTTGTTGGAGACCCGGCGTTTCGATGAGCCACACCTGCTGCTGCCAGGCGATTTCATGATCTTCAAGAACCAGCGTGTGCTGCATGCCCGCGATGGTTTCGAACCCCAGAACGACGGCGCTGACCGTTGGCTGCTGCGGGTGTTCGCGGTCAACGACCTGAACCGGGTGCGCTTCGCCCGGGCCGACCACCTGTACGAAGTGCTCTCCTGA
- a CDS encoding DMT family transporter — protein sequence MNAYTYLAIAIVAEVIATASMKAVKGLSTPLPLLLMVVGYAIAFWMLTLVVRSIPVGIAYAVWSGLGIVLISVAALVIYGQKLDVPAMLGMAMIVGGVVVIQLFSKTTGH from the coding sequence ATGAACGCCTACACCTACCTCGCCATCGCCATCGTTGCCGAAGTCATCGCTACAGCCTCCATGAAGGCTGTGAAAGGCCTGAGCACGCCATTGCCACTGCTGCTGATGGTGGTCGGCTATGCAATCGCCTTCTGGATGCTGACCCTGGTGGTGCGCAGCATTCCGGTAGGCATCGCCTATGCGGTCTGGTCGGGGCTGGGGATCGTGCTGATCAGCGTGGCGGCGCTGGTGATCTATGGCCAGAAACTCGATGTGCCGGCAATGCTGGGGATGGCAATGATCGTCGGCGGCGTGGTGGTGATCCAGTTGTTTTCCAAAACGACGGGGCACTGA